A genomic segment from Ptychodera flava strain L36383 chromosome 23 unlocalized genomic scaffold, AS_Pfla_20210202 Scaffold_23__1_contigs__length_28996876_pilon, whole genome shotgun sequence encodes:
- the LOC139123775 gene encoding C4b-binding protein-like, whose amino-acid sequence MDKRGTIEIKDLRELSLFTIWTDCTEPDAPKDGSKEGEDLSDGSEVTFSCNEGYTLVGEDTLTCNNGVWDNDEPTCIADASVPPVPSDDPTSEDELTTDSSAAYINVHLPLIITTLMGVTNLWF is encoded by the exons ATGGATAAAAGGGGAACTATTGAGATCAAAGACcttagggagctgtcattatttacgatctgga CCGACTGTACTGAACCGGACGCTCCCAAAGATGGGTCAAAAGAAGGAGAAGATTTGTCAGATGGGTCAGAGGTCACATTCTCCTGTAATGAGGGCTACACTTTAGTTGGTGAGGATACATTAACCTGCAACAATGGCGTGTGGGATAATGATGAGCCCACTTGTATCG CTGACGCATCCGTACCTCCAGTACCAAGTGACGACCCAACGTCCGAGGATGAATTGACCACGG ATTCAAGTGCTGCGTACATCAACGTACATTTACCACTTATAATCACAACTCTAATGGGAGTAACTAACTTATGGTTCTAG